The Cyprinus carpio isolate SPL01 chromosome B17, ASM1834038v1, whole genome shotgun sequence genome has a window encoding:
- the hectd1 gene encoding E3 ubiquitin-protein ligase HECTD1 isoform X1 produces MADVDPDTLLEWLQMGQGDERDMQLIALEQLCMLLLMSDNVDRCFETCPPRTFLPALCKIFLDESAPDNVLEVTARAITYYLDVSAECTRRIVGVDGAIKALCNRLVVVELNNRTSRDLAEQCVKVLELICTRESGAVFEAGGLNCVLSFIRDSGHLVHKDTLHSAMAVVSRLCSKMEPQDSSLETCVESLSSLLKHEDHQVSDGALRCFASLADRFTRRGVDPAPLAKHGLTEELLSRMAAAGGTASGPSSTCKPGRTSSGATPSAADSKLSNQVSTIVSLLSTLCRGSPLVTHDLLRSELPDSMESALQGDERCVLDTMRLVDLLLVLLFEGRKALPKSTAGSTGRIPGLRRLDSSGERSHRQLIDCIRSKDTDALIDAIDTGAFEVNFMDDVGQTLLNWASAFGTQEMVEFLCERGADVNRGQRSSSLHYAACFGRPQVAKTLLRHGANPDLRDEDGKTPLDKARERGHSEVVAILQSPGDWMCPVNKGDDKKKKDVNKEEEEGSEPKGDPEMAPIYLKRLLPVFAQTFQQTMLPSIRKASLALIRKMVHYSSEVLLKEVCDSDAGHNLPTVLVEITATVLDQEDDDDGHLLALQIIRDLVDKGGDVFLDQLARLGVINKVSTLAGPTSDDENEEEAKPEKYDEPQEDAKEIQQGKPYHWRDWSIIRGRDCLYIWSDAAALELSNGSNGWFRFILDGKLATMYSSGSPEGGSDSSESRSEFLEKLQRARSQVKPVTASQPILSTQGPTKLTVGNWSLTCLKEGEIAIHNSDGQQATILKEDLPGFVFESNRGTKHSFTAETSLGSEFVTGWTGKRGRKLKSKLEKTKQKVKTMARDLYDDHFKAVESMPRGVVVTLRNIATQLESAWELHTNRQCIEGENTWRDLMKTALENLIVVLKDENTISPYEMCSSGLVQALFTVLSNSVELDMKHDCKPLMERINVFKTAFTENEDDESRPAVALIRKLIAVLESIERLPLHLYDTPGSTYNLQILTRRLRFRLERAPGETALIDRTGRMLKMEPLATVESLEQYLLKMVAKQWYDFDRSSFIFVRKLREGQSFIFRHQHDFDENGIVYWIGTNAKTAYEWVNPAAYGLVVVTSSEGRNLPYGRLEDILSRDSSALNCHTNDDKNAWFAIDLGLWVIPSAYTLRHARGYGRSALRNWVFQVSKDGQNWMTLYTHVDDSSLNEPGSTATWPLDPSKDEKQGWRHIRIKQMGKNASGQTHYLSLSGLEIYGTVTGVCEDQLGKAVKEAEANLRRQRRLFRSQVMKYIVPGARVVRGIDWKWRDQDGNPAGEGTVTGEAHNGWIDVTWDAGGSNSYRMGAEGKFDLKLAPGYDPESAPSPKPVSSTVAGMPQSWSSLVKNNCPDKGGSSSTAGASSSSRKGSSSSVCSVASSSDISLSSTRVERRVESLLEQGIGIVGGPPGAEGQEPIVVLSTAEAGSASSTSTLTADTGSESGDRKTPAPDGTSRQSAESTAISMGIVSVSSPDVSSVSESSSKDAASQRPLCSATSARLSVSSLLAAGAPMSSSASVPNLSSREASLMESFVRRAPNMSRTNATNNMNLSRSSSDNNTNTLGRNVMSTATSPLMGAQSFPNLTTTGTTSTVTMSTSIVTSSNNVATATTGLSVGQLLSNTLTTSLTSTSSESDTGQEAEFSLYDFLDSCRANTLLAELDDEEDLPEPDDDDDENEDDNQEEQEYEEVLVRSRVNLGYHVHIHREEEEYETKGGRRRTWDDDFVLKRQFSALVPAFDPRPGRTNVQQTTDLEIPQPGTPRSEVQEEVECTPSPHLALILKVAGLGTTREVELPLNNYKSTIFYYVQKLLQLSCNGAIKPDKLRRIWEPTYTIMYRELKDSDKERENGKMGCWSVEHVEQYLGTDELPKNDLITYMQKNADSTFLRHWKLTGSNKSVRKNRNCSQLIAAYKDFCERGCRSSGLSSGTLSATQSCDILSAAREQAQAKAGSGQSACSVEDVLQLLRILFTIGGEPSSGRTLQEDVEELQFNASPEEFTSKKITTKILQQIEEPLALASGALPDWCEQLTSKCPFLIPFETRQLYFTCTAFGASRAIVWLQNRREATMERSRPPTTVRRDDPGEFRVGRLKHERVKVPRGESMMEWAESVMQIHADRKSVLEVEFQGEEGTGLGPTLEFYALVAAEFQRTSLGIWLCDDDFPDDESRQVDLGGGLKPPGYYVQRSCGLFPAPFPQDSDELERITKLFLFLGIFLAKCIQDNRLVDLPISQPFFKLLCMGDIKSNMSKLLHQTRVESDCHFSEIQSEASTEEGQDTYSVGSFDEDSKSEFILDPPKPKPPAWYHGILTWEDFELVNPHRAQFLKELKALSVKRRQILGNKSLSEDEKNTRLQDLMLKNPMGSGPPLSVEDLGLNFQFCPSSKVHGFSSVDLKPNGEDEMVTMENAEEYVELMFDFCMHTGIQKQMEAFREGFNRVFPMEKLSSFSHKEVQMILCGNQSPSWTAEDIVNYTEPKLGYTRDSPGFVRFVRVLCGMSSDERKAFLQFTTGCSTLPPGGLANLHPRLTVVRKVDATDSSYPSVNTCVHYLKLPEYSSEEIMRDRLLAATMEKGFHLN; encoded by the exons ATGGCAGACGTGGACCCGGACACATTGCTGGAGTGGCTGCAGATGGGACAGGGTGATGAGAGGGATATGCAGCTCATCGCCCTGGAGCAGCTCTGCATGCTGTTGCTCATGTCAGACAACGTTGACCGCTGCTTCGAAAC GTGTCCTCCACGGACGTTTCTCCCAGCTCTGTGTAAGATCTTCCTGGATGAGAGCGCACCAGATAATGTGCTGGAAGTGACAGCCAGGGCCATCACCTACTACCTGGACGTGTCCGCTGAATGCACCCGCAGGATTGTGGGAGTAGATGGAGCCATCAAAGCCCTGTGTAACCGGCTGGTGGTGGTGGAGCTCAACAACAGGACCAGCAGAGATCTGGCTGAACAGTGTGTAAAG GTTCTGGAGCTGATCTGCACACGGGAGTCTGGAGCTGTATTTGAAGCAGGTGGATTGAACTGTGTGCTGAGCTTCATTAGGGACAGCGGTCATCTTGTGCACAAGGACACATTGCACTCTGCCATGGCAGTAGTTTCTCGCCTCTGTAGCAAGATGGAGCCACAAGACTCTTCCCTAGAGACATGCGTGGAGTCCCTCTCTAGTCTGCTGAAACATGAAGACCACCAG GTGTCTGACGGAGCTCTGCGTTGCTTTGCTTCACTGGCGGACCGGTTTACAAGGCGTGGAGTTGATCCAGCCCCATTAGCTAAGCATGGACTAACAGAAGAGCTGCTGTCCCGTATGGCTGCAGCAGGAGGGACGGCATCTGGACCCTCCTCCACCTGCAAGCCTGGCAGGACCTCTAGTGGAGCCACTCCATCTGCTGCAGACTCTAAACTGAGCAACCAAGTGTCCACCATTGTTAGCCTTCTGTCCACACTGTGCAGAGGCTCACCACTTGTCACACAT GATCTTCTGCGCTCAGAGCTGCCTGACTCTATGGAGAGTGCTCTGCAGGGGGATGAGCGCTGCGTGCTGGACACCATGCGGCTGGTGGACTTACTGCTGGTGCTGCTCTTTGAGGGACGCAAGGCTTTGCCCAAATCTACAGCTGGTTCTACCGGCCGTATCCCTGGTCTGCGGCGTCTCGACAGCTCCGGGGAACGCTCCCACCGACAGCTTATTGACTGTATACGCAGCAAAGACACCGATGCTCTCATTGATGCCATTGACACCGGTG CATTTGAAGTGAATTTCATGGATGATGTAGGACAGACTCTCTTGAACTGGGCATCTGCATTTGGAACACAAGAGATG GTGGAGTTCCTCTGCGAGAGAGGTGCTGATGTCAATAGAGGCCAGAGGTCATCCTCTCTGCACTATGCTGCCTGTTTTGGCAGGCCACAAGTAGCAAAG ACTTTACTGCGCCATGGGGCCAACCCTGACCTGAGAGATGAAGATGGGAAAACTCCGTTAGACAAAGCTAGAGAGAGAGGACACAGCGAGGTTGTAGCAATTCTCCAGTCTCCTG GAGACTGGATGTGTCCTGTCAACAAGGGTGATGACAAGAAAAAGAAGGACGTTaataaagaagaggaagagggCAGTGAGCCGAAAGGTGACCCTGAGATGGCCCCTATCTACCTGAAAAGGCTGCTCCCAGTATTTGCACAGACCTTTCAGCAAACCATGCTGCCTTCAATAAG GAAAGCTAGTTTGGCTCTGATCAGAAAGATGGTGCACTACAGTTCTGAAGTTCTACTTAAGGAAGTGTGTGACTCTGATGCTGGACACAACTTGCCCACTGTACTTGTGGAAATCACTGCGACTGTGCTGGATCAGGAG gatgatgatgatggtcaCCTGCTGGCACTGCAGATCATTAGGGATCTAGTGGATAAGGGAGGTGACGTGTTCTTAGATCAGCTTGCCAGGCTGGGTGTCATTAATAAGGTGTCCACTCTGGCAGGACCCACATCAGATGATGAAAATGAGGAAGAGGCCAAACCTGAGAAG tatgaTGAACCACAAGAGGATGCCAAAGAGATCCAGCAGGGGAAGCCTTACCACTGGAGAGACTGGTCCATCATCAGAGGCAGGGACTGTCTTTATATCTGGAGTGATGCAGCTGCTTTAGAGCTTTCCAATGGCAGCAATGGTTGGTTTCGCTTCATCCTGGATGGTAAACTGGCCACCATGTACTCCAGTGGAAGCCCAGAGGGTGGCTCCGACAGCTCAG AGAGCAGAAGTGAATTTTTGGAGAAGCTGCAGCGTGCCAGAAGTCAGGTGAAACCGGTGACAGCCAGTCAGCCCATCCTCTCCACACAGGGTCCCACCAAACTCACTGTGGGGAACTGGTCTCTAACTTGTCTGAAAGAGGGTGAGATTGCCATCCATAACTCAGATGGCCAGCAGGCCACCATCCTCAAAGAGGACCTACCAGGCTTTGTGTTTGAGTCAAACCGAGGCACTAAGCACTCTTTCACTGCAGAAACCTCTCTGG GGTCTGAGTTTGTTACTGGCTGGACTGGTAAGCGAGGAAGAAAGCTCAAATCCaaattggaaaaaacaaaacaaaag GTAAAAACCATGGCCAGAGATCTGTATGACGATCACTTCAAGGCTGTGGAGAGTATGCCGAGAGGTGTAGTGGTCACTCTAAGAAACATCGCCACACAGCTAGAGTCTGCTTGGGAGCTACATACTAACAGACAG TGCATTGAAGGTGAAAACACATGGCGAGACCTCATGAAAACAGCTCTGGAGAATTTAATAGTTGTACTCAAAGATGAGAACACCATTtctccatatgaaatgtgcagcAGTGGCCTCGTGCAAGCACTTTTTACTGTGCTCAGCAAT AGTGTGGAGCTAGACATGAAACATGATTGTAAGCCTCTGATGGAAAGAATAAATGTGTTCAAGACTGCATTTACTGAAAATGAAGATGACGAAAG CCGACCAGCAGTTGCCTTAATCCGCAAACTGATAGCAGTGTTGGAGTCAATAGAGCGGCTGCCTCTCCACTTATATGATACACCAGGCTCAACATATAATTTACAG ATACTGACAAGGAGGCTACGCTTCCGCTTGGAGCGTGCTCCAGGTGAGACGGCCCTAATTGACCGAACTGGTAGAATGCTAAAGATGGAGCCGCTGGCCACTGTTGAGTCACTGGAGCAGTATCTGCTCAAGATG GTGGCCAAGCAGTGGTATGACTTTGACAGGTCCTCATTCATCTTTGTTAGGAAGCTCAGAGAGGGTCAGAGCTTCATCTTCAGGCACCAGCATGACTTTGACGAGAATGGAATTGTGTACTGGATTGGCACCAATGCGAA GACCGCATATGAATGGGTGAACCCTGCTGCTTATGGATTAGTGGTTGTGACTTCCTCCGAGGGCAGAAACTTGCCTTACGGCCGACTTGAAGACATCCTGAGCAGAGACAGCTCTGCCCTCAATTGTCACACCAACGATGACAAAAACGCTTGGTTTGCCATTGATCTTGGTCTATGGGTCATCCCCTCTGCATACACACTTCGCCACGCTCGTGGATACGGTCGATCCGCCCTCCGGAATTGGGTATTTCAAGTGTCCAAAGATGGTCAGAACTGGATGACGCTCTACACTCATGTGGATGACAGCTCTCTCAATGAACCGGG GTCAACAGCCACATGGCCTCTGGATCCATCCAAAGATGAGAAGCAGGGCTGGAGACACATTCGTATTAAACAGATGGGGAAGAATGCCAGCGGACAGACACACTATCTCTCCCTCTCTGGTCTAGAGATCTATGGCACTGTTACTGGTGTCTGTGAGGACCAGCTGG GTAAAGCAGTGAAGGAGGCAGAGGCCAACCTGAGAAGGCAGCGCCGGCTCTTTCGCTCTCAGGTGATGAAGTACATTGTACCAGGGGCACGGGTGGTGCGCGGTATAGACTGGAAGTGGAGGGACCAGGATGGCAATCCTGCTGGAGAGGGCACTGTGACCGGAGAGGCTCATAATG GCTGGATTGATGTCACCTGGGATGCCGGTGGCTCAAACTCGTATCGTATGGGTGCGGAAGGAAAGTTTGACCTCAAGCTTGCGCCAGGGTACGACCCTGAGTCAGCGCCGTCACCCAAACCTGTTTCATCCACTGTTGCAGGAATGCCGCAGTCCTGGAGCAGCCTGGTGAAAAATAACTGTCCAGACAAGGGTGGCTCATCCTCCACAGCGGGGGCCAGTTCCTCTAGCCGCAAGGGTAGTAGCAGTTCGGTGTGTAGCGTGGCCAGCAGCAGCGATATAAGCCTCAGCTCCACCCGAGTGGAGCGCAGAGTCGAGAGCCTGTTGGAGCAGGGAATAGGCATCGTCGGAGGGCCCCCAGGGGCGGAGGGCCAAGAACCGATAGTTGTGCTTTCCACAGCCGAAGCAGGCTCCGCCTCCAGCACCAGCACGCTAACTGCAGACACAGGAAGTGAAAGTGGCGACCGTAAAACTCCAGCACCCGATGGCACTTCAAGACAGTCGGCCGAGTCGACGGCCATCTCTATGGGAATCGTGAGTGTGAGCTCGCCAGACGTCAGCTCTGTTTCCGAGTCATCTAGCAAGGACGCTGCATCCCAGAGGCCCTTGTGCTCCGCCACCAGTGCGCGGCTCTCCGTTAGTTCACTTTTGGCAGCTGGAGCGCCTATGAGCTCCAGTGCCAGTGTCCCCAACTTGTCCTCTCGAGAGGCCAGCCTGATGGAGTCATTTGTTCGCAGAGCACCCAACATGTCTCGCACCAATGCCACCAACAACATGAACCTGAGCCGTAGCAGCAGCGACAACAACACTAACACGCTGGGACGCAATGTAATGAGCACTGCCA CTTCTCCTCTCATGGGTGCGCAGAGCTTTCCTAACCTTACAACCACTGGTACCACCTCAACTGTTACAATGTCCACCTCCATAGTAACCAGCAGTAATAATGTAGCCACGGCAACTACAGGTTTGTCCGTCGGCCAGTTGCTCAGTAACACGCTGACGACCAGTCTGACCTCTACATCTAGTGAAAGTGACACAGGTCAGGAGGCTGAGTTTTCCCTCTATG ACTTCTTGGACAGCTGTCGGGCCAATACATTGCTTGCCGAGTTAGATGACGAGGAGGACTTGCCAGAGCcagatgacgatgatgatgagaATGAGGATGACAATCAGGAGGAACAGGAGTATGAGGAAGTTCTGGTACGGTCCAGGGTCAACCTTGGTTACCACGTTCATATTCATAGG GAGGAAGAGGAGTATGAAACCAAAGGAGGTCGGCGCAGGACGTGGGACGACGACTTTGTGCTGAAAAGGCAGTTTTCTGCTTTAGTACCTGCATTTGATCCTAGACCAGGCCGGACTAACGTCCAGCAAACTACTGACCTGGAAATCCCTCAACCAG GTACACCTCGCTCAGAGGTGCAGGAGGAGGTGGAGTGCACGCCTTCACCCCATCTGGCTCTCATCCTGAAGGTAGCAGGTCTAGGGACAACACGAGAAGTAGAACTACCTCTCAACAACTACAAGTCCACCATTTTCTATTATGTCCAAAAGCTTCTCCAGCTCTCATGCAATGGTGCTATTAAACCCGACAAGCTTAGACGCATCTGGGAACCTACATATAC gaTAATGTACAGGGAGTTGAAGGACtctgacaaagagagagagaatggaaagATG GGTTGCTGGTCTGTAGAGCATGTGGAACAGTACCTTGGCACAGATGAATTACCAAAGAATGACTTGATAACCTACATGCAGAAGAATGCAGACTCAACTTTCCTGCGCCACTGGAAATTAACCGGCTCTAATAAAAGTGTtaggaaaaacagaaattgttcgCAGCTCATAGCTGCATACAAG GACTTTTGTGAGCGTGGCTGCAGATCTTCAGGCCTGAGTTCAGGGACGTTGTCCGCCACGCAGAGCTGTGACATCCTGAGTGCTGCACGCGAGCAAGCTCAGGCCAAGGCGGGCTCAGGACAGAGCGCCTGCAGCGTAGAGGACGTACTGCAGCTCTTGCGCATCCTCTTTACCATTGGAGGAGAACCCTCATCCGGCCGCACGCTACAGGAAG ATGTGGAAGAGCTGCAGTTCAATGCATCACCTGAGGAATTCACCAGCAAAAAAATTACAACCAAAATCCTGCAGCAGATTGAG GAGCCACTGGCCCTGGCTAGCGGGGCTCTCCCAGACTGGTGTGAACAGTTAACCAGCAAGTGTCCTTTCCTCATACCATTTGAAACCCGGCAGCTTTATTTTACCTGCACTGCATTTGGAGCCTCCAG GGCTATTGTCTGGCTCCAGAACCGAAGAGAAGCCACTATGGAACGTTCCCGACCACCCACAACGGTTCGCCGTGATGATCCTGGCGAGTTCCGTGTAGGTCGGCTCAAGCACGAGCGTGTCAAGGTGCCTCGAGGAGAGAGTATGATGGAGTGGGCTGAGAGTGTGATGCAAATACATGCTGACAGAAAGTCTGTACTGGAG GTGGAGTTCCAGGGGGAGGAGGGCACTGGTCTTGGACCCACCCTGGAGTTCTATGCTCTTGTGGCTGCAGAGTTCCAGAGGACTTCCCTTGGTATCTGGCTCTGTGACGACGACTTCCCAGATGATGAGTCGCGTCAA GTGGATCTGGGCGGTGGCTTGAAACCACCAGGCTATTATGTGCAACGTTCCTGTGGCCTTTTCCCTGCTCCCTTCCCTCAGGACAGTGATGAACTGGAGCGTATCACCAAGCTTTTCCTGTTTCTTGGCATCTTTCTGGCCAAATGCATCCAGGACAACCGGCTCGTGGATCTGCCCATATCCCAGCCTTTCTTCAAACTGCTCTGTATGGGCGACATCAAAAGCAACATGAGTAAGCTGCTTCATCAAACTCGTGTCGAGTCGGACTGCCACTTCTCTGAAATCCAGTCCGAAGCTTCCACCGAGGAGGGTCAGGACACTTACTCAGTGGGTAGCTTTGATGAAGACTCCAAGTCTGAGTTTATCCTTGACCCACCCAAGCCCAAGCCACCAGCTTGGTATCACGGCATCTTGACCTGGGAGGACTTTGAACTGGTAAATCCTCACAGAGCACAGTTCCTGAAAGAGCTGAAGGCACTGTCTGTGAAGCGCAGACAGATCCTGGGCAATAAGAGTCTGTCAGAGGATGAGAAGAACACGCGGCTACAGGATCTCATGCTGAAGAACCCTATGGGCTCTGGCCCACCACTCAGTGTAGAAGATTTAGG attaaatttcCAGTTCTGTCCATCATCCAAAGTACATGGTTTTTCATCAGTAGACTTGAAGCCCAATGGAGAGGATGAG ATGGTCACCATGGAAAACGCAGAGGAGTACGTAGAGCTCATGTTTGACTTCTGCATGCACACAGGAATCCAGAAGCAAATGGAAGCCTTTAGAG AGGGCTTTAACAGGGTGTTTCCTATGGAGAAGCTCAGCTCATTTAGTCATAAAGAGGTGCAGATGATCTTGTGTGGCAACCAGTCTCCATCCTGGACCGCTGAAGACATAGTTAACTACACAGAGCCTAAACTTGGCTACACACGGGACAG TCCTGGTTTCGTGCGCTTTGTGCGAGTGCTGTGTGGAATGTCATCGGATGAGAGGAAAGCCTTCCTCCAATTCACCACAGGCTGCTCGACCCTGCCCCCTGGTGGACTGGCCAACCTCCATCCGCGTCTCACAGTAGTCCGCAAG GTTGATGCAACAGATTCCAGCTACCCTTCAGTTAACACGTGTGTGCACTACTTGAAGTTGCCGGAATATTCCTCCGAAGAGATCATGAGAGATCGCCTCCTCGCTGCCACCATGGAGAAGGGCTTCCACCTCAACTGA